A section of the Chryseobacterium scophthalmum genome encodes:
- a CDS encoding lmo0937 family membrane protein: MRSILWLVAVICIAVWLLGMLGVIPGMDTGSLIHVLLVIAIVVVLINVISGRKPLN; this comes from the coding sequence ATGAGAAGTATATTATGGCTTGTTGCAGTAATCTGCATCGCAGTCTGGCTTTTAGGAATGCTGGGCGTAATTCCAGGAATGGATACAGGAAGTTTAATTCACGTTCTTTTAGTTATTGCAATTGTTGTTGTATTAATTAATGTTATATCAGGACGAAAGCCACTCAATTAA